Part of the Geothermobacter hydrogeniphilus genome, TCACCTTCCACCGATTCAACCCTGATCTCGCCACCGGCTTCGGCCATGACCCGCTGGCAAACCGCCAGCCCAAGCCCCCGACCCTTTCCGGGAGCCTTGGTGGTGAAAAAGGGTTCGAACAACTGGCCCTGAACATCGCTGCTCATGCCGCAGCCATTATCCACGACCCGCAAGATGACCCGATCCGCCACTACGTCACCCTCCAGGCGAATGATCCCTTGACCATTACAGGCGTCGCGGGCATTGATCAGCAGGTTGATCAGCACCTGTTCAAGTTTCCGACGATCCATGGAAACGGAAGGAAGGACAAGATTTTCGGCATAGGTCAACCGCATATTCTTCAACGTTCCCTGCAACCGGAGCAATTCAATCGTCTCCAGCACCGCGCCCCAGGGGTCGAAAGGAGCGGGATCAGAGTGTCCCGGTGCGGCATAGTCCAGCAAGTCCCGCACCAATCGATCGATTCGCTCAGCCTCCCGGACGGCAAGATCGGCCATCTCGGCCGATTCCCCGGCGGGCAGTTCCTGCCGCAACAGAGCCAGGTAACCCATCAGGGCACCAAGCGGATTACCGATTTCATGGGCCATGCCCGCCGCGAGGTGACCAACAGTCGCCAGTTTTTCGCTGCGCACCAGTTCATCGCGGGTCTGTTCCAGCTCCTGATTGGCCCTTTTGAGTGACTGGATGGTTGCCTCGGTCTGCCGGCGGCTCTGGTCCAGAGCGCGTGTCATCTGGTTGAAACTGCCGGCTAAACGGGCAATTTCCAGCGGCCCCTCAGTCGCGAGAACCGTGTCGAGCTGCCCCATGGTGACTTTCTCCGTCGCCGCGAGCAGGTTTTT contains:
- a CDS encoding sensor histidine kinase; the encoded protein is MNCKIKNIRTGRKYGGLNREILLTLVLLLGAALLFGGFLFLRFAEQKFLDQHLALLLEVSRSTALDQVRDGNVRPVQFRLSRLQRDFGAEAWWLYDARLRLVQGYAIEDVPQVSTIRLRRLLLQREEALDVDWNPLPLFSGNRDGSTRVIVPLSVQPPARGLLVVQYSLAPLREQISRARRWVFLYAFGYGLVLAAAGFLLMRRNVIQPVKNLLAATEKVTMGQLDTVLATEGPLEIARLAGSFNQMTRALDQSRRQTEATIQSLKRANQELEQTRDELVRSEKLATVGHLAAGMAHEIGNPLGALMGYLALLRQELPAGESAEMADLAVREAERIDRLVRDLLDYAAPGHSDPAPFDPWGAVLETIELLRLQGTLKNMRLTYAENLVLPSVSMDRRKLEQVLINLLINARDACNGQGIIRLEGDVVADRVILRVVDNGCGMSSDVQGQLFEPFFTTKAPGKGRGLGLAVCQRVMAEAGGEIRVESVEGEGSCFSLLLPPAGDVDG